From a region of the Myxococcus fulvus genome:
- a CDS encoding DUF7594 domain-containing protein translates to MALVFLGGCGGAQEGVSVSQTEVIEQERDALVTRTVSIIAMADTHVSSAQPTSSFGSSQTMVVGRAPESEAYLRFFVDPIPEGRITTARLRVYAIEGSSDGPTAHGPGVYRNWNEETTWNTRPVHSTSWLATSAVVPDGSWMEFDVTNVHVGPNSFSDLFLKADGDDSVTIASSEHPDPALRPQLLLTVESAPDHPTNPLVPFAVATPPLTFVATEDTFVSADAPTSSAGGSAQTLVVGNGPEREVHLRFNVQGLPETVQRAVLRLHLARDGSSGGPSVHATQGSWSESSVTWNNRPTKTGSRLDRMPFLEPWGFVDYDVTASVRGNGSVTLGLYAQSADGVSFHSRESSSASAPQLLVWTGTPRTPPPDACLTRRELQTTTVLPLHDAYVDAYHQDRSYHRDATLQVDSGAVSYLDFDVKPFPGQVRRVLLQLYALEATGSGPRIFKAQPFDPYTISWHQQPTTLYPFGDLGPVKKDQWVEYDVTNEVTAPGRHAFGLVPDSSDGLSFASVDAHWGYILHAAPRLVIVTESEPFCSYRGTNPAGGTLQGTQAGRPEAERSRDTASVPGGGFVVLSAVEQTLDSTPWSSQTDVVTLHREDGGIAWSREFPQANVEFRKVTVTTLGNVLVAGEYRGAPDLGKGALPLAGNTGLFVMKLTPSGAVDWTRGYTAWFDDGTVRHENPMAVYDLATDAHGSAVVTGSFWGSTDFGGGELRSGKTFPYDESLPNSFIVKLQWDGAYAWAQTLKSPGIRGAQAMALTVDAQENITVGGTTGQGIDFGDGPVYRNGLFVARWSPSGVYQWSRVMGVNHSRMSGVVVLPDGGVVFAASFEGGLAFGGRTYASKEPDEYEGGPWDAVLGRLGPTGEEVSLRHFQQTPARSSFFQDLVLDGAGNLVVSLGGFGGLLGLGEVGPPGVTSPPRPTVASFTASLEPRWVRVLDVLQSDLRLSPAGEGVIVTGDFAGAFELDGTWYTSTAQRSDLLHFKLRR, encoded by the coding sequence GTGGCACTGGTCTTCCTGGGTGGGTGCGGGGGTGCCCAGGAAGGCGTCTCGGTTTCACAGACAGAAGTCATCGAGCAGGAACGTGACGCGCTGGTCACGCGCACGGTGAGCATCATCGCGATGGCGGACACGCACGTGTCCTCCGCGCAGCCGACGTCGAGCTTCGGCTCATCACAGACGATGGTCGTGGGACGCGCTCCCGAGTCGGAGGCGTACCTGCGCTTCTTCGTCGACCCCATCCCGGAGGGGCGCATCACCACCGCGAGGCTGCGGGTGTATGCGATAGAGGGCTCCTCGGACGGACCCACCGCCCATGGGCCGGGCGTGTACCGGAACTGGAACGAGGAGACGACGTGGAACACGCGGCCCGTGCACTCCACCTCGTGGCTCGCCACGTCGGCGGTGGTGCCGGATGGCTCGTGGATGGAGTTCGACGTCACCAACGTCCACGTCGGCCCCAACTCCTTCAGTGACCTGTTCCTGAAGGCGGATGGGGACGACAGCGTCACCATCGCCTCGAGCGAGCACCCCGACCCCGCGCTGCGCCCCCAGCTGCTGCTCACCGTCGAGAGCGCGCCGGACCACCCCACGAACCCGCTGGTGCCCTTCGCGGTGGCCACCCCTCCGCTGACCTTCGTCGCGACCGAGGACACGTTCGTCTCCGCCGACGCGCCGACGTCGTCCGCCGGTGGCAGCGCCCAGACGCTCGTGGTGGGAAATGGCCCGGAGCGCGAGGTGCACCTGCGCTTCAACGTCCAGGGCCTGCCGGAGACCGTGCAGCGCGCGGTGCTGCGCCTCCACCTCGCCAGGGACGGCTCCTCGGGTGGCCCGTCCGTCCACGCGACGCAGGGGAGCTGGAGCGAGTCGAGCGTCACCTGGAACAACCGCCCGACGAAGACGGGGAGCCGACTGGACCGCATGCCGTTCCTGGAGCCCTGGGGCTTCGTCGACTACGACGTGACGGCGTCCGTGCGCGGCAATGGGAGCGTGACACTGGGGCTCTACGCGCAGTCCGCTGACGGGGTGTCCTTCCATTCGCGCGAGTCCTCCAGCGCGAGCGCTCCTCAGCTCCTCGTCTGGACGGGCACACCCCGCACGCCGCCGCCCGACGCCTGTCTCACACGTCGTGAGCTCCAGACGACGACGGTGCTCCCGCTGCATGACGCCTACGTCGACGCGTACCACCAGGACCGCTCCTACCATCGCGACGCGACGCTGCAGGTAGACTCCGGGGCCGTCAGCTACCTGGACTTCGACGTGAAGCCCTTCCCGGGGCAGGTCCGCCGCGTGCTGCTCCAGCTCTACGCCCTGGAGGCGACGGGCAGCGGTCCGCGCATCTTCAAGGCCCAGCCCTTCGACCCGTACACCATCAGCTGGCACCAGCAGCCCACCACGCTCTACCCCTTCGGAGACCTGGGCCCGGTGAAGAAGGACCAGTGGGTGGAGTACGACGTGACGAACGAGGTGACGGCGCCGGGCCGCCACGCCTTCGGGCTGGTGCCGGACTCGTCGGACGGACTGAGCTTCGCCTCGGTCGACGCGCACTGGGGCTACATCCTCCACGCCGCGCCCCGGCTGGTCATCGTCACGGAGAGCGAGCCGTTCTGCTCGTATCGCGGCACCAACCCCGCGGGAGGGACGCTCCAGGGCACGCAGGCGGGCCGTCCGGAGGCCGAGCGTTCGAGGGACACGGCGTCCGTGCCCGGTGGTGGCTTCGTCGTGCTGAGCGCGGTGGAGCAGACGCTGGACAGCACGCCCTGGTCCTCGCAGACGGACGTCGTCACGCTGCACCGCGAGGACGGCGGCATCGCGTGGTCGCGCGAGTTCCCCCAGGCGAACGTGGAGTTCCGCAAGGTGACGGTGACGACGCTGGGCAACGTGCTCGTGGCGGGTGAGTACCGGGGCGCGCCGGACCTGGGCAAGGGTGCGCTGCCCCTGGCCGGGAACACGGGCCTGTTCGTGATGAAGCTGACGCCGTCGGGCGCGGTGGACTGGACGCGGGGCTACACCGCCTGGTTCGACGACGGCACGGTGCGCCACGAGAACCCGATGGCCGTGTATGACCTGGCCACGGACGCGCACGGCAGCGCGGTGGTGACGGGCAGCTTCTGGGGCTCCACGGACTTCGGAGGCGGGGAGCTGCGCTCCGGGAAGACCTTCCCCTATGACGAATCCCTGCCGAACAGCTTCATCGTGAAGCTCCAGTGGGATGGAGCCTACGCGTGGGCGCAGACCCTCAAGTCGCCGGGCATCCGAGGCGCCCAGGCCATGGCCCTCACGGTGGACGCGCAGGAGAACATCACCGTGGGCGGCACCACGGGGCAGGGCATCGACTTCGGTGATGGCCCCGTCTACCGCAACGGCCTGTTCGTCGCGCGGTGGAGCCCGAGCGGCGTCTATCAGTGGTCCCGGGTGATGGGCGTGAACCACTCCAGGATGAGCGGCGTGGTGGTGCTGCCGGACGGCGGAGTGGTCTTCGCCGCGAGCTTCGAGGGAGGCCTCGCCTTCGGTGGGCGCACCTACGCCAGCAAGGAGCCGGATGAGTACGAGGGCGGCCCCTGGGACGCGGTCCTCGGCCGACTGGGGCCCACGGGCGAGGAGGTGTCGCTGCGGCACTTCCAGCAGACGCCCGCTCGCTCCAGCTTCTTCCAGGACCTGGTGCTGGACGGTGCGGGCAACCTGGTGGTGTCGCTGGGAGGTTTCGGCGGGCTGCTCGGGCTGGGCGAAGTGGGGCCTCCGGGCGTCACCTCGCCGCCCCGGCCGACGGTGGCGAGCTTCACGGCCTCGCTGGAGCCGCGCTGGGTCCGCGTGCTGGACGTGCTCCAGTCGGACCTGCGCCTGTCGCCTGCGGGCGAGGGCGTCATCGTCACCGGTGACTTCGCGGGGGCCTTCGAGCTGGATGGCACCTGGTACACCTCCACGGCGCAGCGCTCGGACCTGCTGCACTTCAAGCTCCGACGCTGA
- a CDS encoding DUF7594 domain-containing protein yields the protein MALFFLNGCGSAQPGAEVDPETGSHEQQLVTQTVAIVAAADTYVSAASPATSFGSQPTMEVDRSPESEAYLRFYVAPVDGTITTARLRVYALDGSADGPTAHDPRIGGRAWNELTTWNTRPTRDGFSALSSAGAVASGTWIELDITEMHISTSAFTDVHLVADSTDGVTIASSEHPNTSLRPQLVLTVQSADDHPPHPALPITVSSPPVVFTASDDTYVSADAPTSTEGGFATDLRVGQSPDREVHLRFDVLGLTESVQRAVLRMYVGLDGTAGGPAVYATQGPWSEMSVSWNTRPTKVGAEVDRLPYLAPSGYVDYEVTDLVRGNGNFTFGVYGTSGDALIFRAKENWEGAGPQLLVWTGAPRAAPTDACMTRQELVSKVSELRHDTYVSAERPTTTFHREASMRVDGSPGMNGFLEFDVQLDATPVRRVLLQLYALEATDNGPLLYKSQPFDPATATWQNPPAMTDLVGDAGAVKKDQWVEYDVTSVVTASGRYAFGLLADSSKGLSFATGDASAKGLLDAAPRLVVVTESAPFCSYRGTRPSGTTAWVKQTNNASAERARDTAPAPDGGFAVVGTQAQARDGEYWAEQTDVVTLHRADGSVAWRLTFAQPDVEFRKVTVTALGNVLVAGEYRGTPDLGKGALPRGTGMFVMKLTPSGAVDWTRGYTAWFRMDDELLDNPMFVHDLATDAHGSAVVTGGFWGKTDFGGGEVDAGKPFPYDDEYPNSFVLKLQWDGAYQWARVLKTNAMRGTQAVSVAVDAQENITVGGWAGPGTDFGAGALAQGGVFVARWNVTGDYLWHWLLPTSYDTVFADVRQVAALPDGGVAFTGDFDGRFTFAGSPYASAEPDDGYDGPREPFLGRLTSTGTELTLRHFPMGTGIYFSGLNSLTADANGNLFTVQSGHGGLLGLGTVGLPETVAPERPTVASFSSTLQTRWVRVFEPLQSPRLTAVTGGVVLTGDLGRSIELEGTWYTPTSRRLDLLHVKLRP from the coding sequence GTGGCACTTTTCTTCCTGAATGGGTGCGGAAGTGCCCAACCAGGAGCCGAGGTTGACCCGGAGACGGGGAGCCACGAGCAGCAGCTCGTCACGCAGACGGTGGCGATTGTCGCGGCGGCGGATACGTATGTGTCCGCGGCCTCGCCGGCGACGAGCTTCGGCTCGCAGCCGACGATGGAGGTGGACCGGTCACCCGAGTCGGAGGCGTACCTGCGCTTCTATGTCGCTCCGGTGGACGGCACCATCACCACGGCCCGGCTGCGTGTGTATGCATTGGATGGCTCGGCGGATGGGCCCACGGCGCATGACCCTCGCATCGGGGGGCGGGCCTGGAACGAGCTGACGACCTGGAACACGCGGCCGACCCGGGATGGGTTCTCCGCGCTGAGCAGCGCGGGCGCGGTGGCCAGCGGCACGTGGATCGAACTGGACATCACGGAGATGCACATCTCCACGAGCGCCTTCACGGACGTCCACCTGGTGGCCGACAGCACGGACGGCGTGACGATTGCGTCGAGCGAGCATCCGAACACGTCCCTGCGTCCCCAGCTGGTCCTCACCGTCCAGTCCGCGGACGACCACCCCCCGCACCCCGCGCTGCCCATCACGGTGTCGAGCCCTCCGGTGGTCTTCACCGCGAGCGACGACACGTATGTCTCCGCCGACGCGCCGACGTCCACCGAGGGTGGTTTCGCCACGGACCTGCGGGTGGGGCAGTCGCCCGACCGCGAGGTGCACCTGCGTTTCGACGTGCTGGGCCTGACGGAGTCGGTGCAGCGCGCGGTGCTGCGGATGTACGTGGGCCTGGATGGGACGGCTGGGGGACCGGCGGTCTACGCCACGCAGGGGCCCTGGAGCGAGATGAGCGTCTCCTGGAACACCCGGCCCACGAAGGTGGGCGCGGAGGTCGACCGGCTGCCCTACCTGGCGCCGTCCGGGTACGTGGACTACGAGGTGACGGACCTGGTGCGTGGCAACGGCAACTTCACCTTCGGCGTGTATGGGACGTCGGGGGACGCGCTGATCTTCCGCGCGAAGGAGAACTGGGAGGGAGCTGGACCGCAGCTGCTGGTGTGGACGGGGGCGCCCAGGGCCGCGCCGACGGATGCGTGCATGACGCGCCAGGAGCTCGTCTCGAAGGTGAGCGAGCTCCGGCACGACACCTATGTGAGCGCGGAGCGCCCGACGACGACGTTCCACCGCGAGGCGTCGATGCGCGTGGATGGCTCGCCGGGCATGAACGGCTTCCTGGAGTTCGACGTCCAGCTGGACGCGACGCCGGTGCGCCGCGTGCTGCTCCAGCTCTACGCCCTGGAGGCGACGGACAACGGGCCGCTGCTCTACAAGTCGCAGCCGTTCGACCCGGCGACCGCGACCTGGCAGAACCCGCCCGCGATGACGGACCTGGTGGGCGACGCGGGCGCGGTGAAGAAGGACCAGTGGGTGGAGTACGACGTGACGAGCGTGGTGACGGCCTCGGGGCGGTACGCCTTCGGACTGCTCGCCGACTCCTCCAAGGGGTTGAGCTTCGCGACGGGGGATGCCAGCGCGAAGGGGCTCCTGGACGCGGCGCCCCGGCTGGTCGTCGTCACGGAGAGCGCGCCGTTCTGCTCGTACCGGGGCACGCGGCCCTCGGGGACGACGGCGTGGGTGAAGCAGACGAACAACGCCTCGGCGGAGCGCGCGCGGGACACGGCGCCCGCGCCGGACGGTGGCTTCGCCGTCGTGGGCACGCAGGCGCAGGCGCGGGACGGCGAGTACTGGGCCGAGCAGACGGATGTCGTGACGCTGCACCGGGCGGATGGCTCCGTGGCGTGGCGGCTGACGTTCGCCCAGCCCGACGTGGAGTTCCGCAAGGTGACGGTGACGGCGCTGGGCAACGTGCTCGTCGCCGGTGAGTACCGGGGCACGCCGGACCTGGGCAAGGGCGCGCTGCCTCGGGGCACGGGCATGTTCGTGATGAAGCTGACGCCGTCGGGCGCGGTGGACTGGACGCGCGGCTACACGGCGTGGTTCCGCATGGATGACGAGCTGCTCGACAACCCCATGTTCGTGCACGACCTGGCGACGGACGCGCACGGCAGCGCGGTGGTGACGGGCGGGTTCTGGGGGAAGACGGACTTCGGTGGCGGCGAGGTCGACGCCGGCAAGCCGTTCCCCTACGACGACGAGTACCCGAACTCCTTCGTGCTCAAGCTCCAGTGGGACGGCGCCTACCAGTGGGCGCGCGTGCTGAAGACGAACGCCATGCGGGGCACCCAGGCGGTGAGCGTCGCGGTGGACGCGCAGGAGAACATCACCGTGGGCGGCTGGGCCGGGCCGGGCACCGACTTCGGCGCGGGCGCGCTCGCGCAGGGTGGGGTGTTCGTGGCGCGCTGGAACGTCACGGGCGACTACCTCTGGCACTGGCTGTTGCCGACGTCCTACGACACGGTGTTCGCGGACGTGCGCCAGGTGGCGGCGCTGCCCGATGGGGGCGTGGCCTTCACCGGGGACTTCGACGGCCGCTTCACCTTCGCGGGGAGCCCGTACGCCAGCGCGGAGCCGGACGACGGTTATGATGGGCCGCGCGAGCCGTTCCTCGGCCGGCTCACCTCCACGGGCACGGAGCTGACGCTGCGGCACTTCCCGATGGGCACGGGCATCTACTTCTCCGGCCTGAACTCGCTGACGGCGGACGCCAACGGGAACCTGTTCACGGTCCAGTCGGGGCACGGCGGCCTGTTGGGGCTGGGCACCGTGGGGCTGCCGGAGACGGTGGCGCCGGAGCGCCCCACCGTGGCCAGCTTCTCGTCGACGCTCCAGACGCGATGGGTGAGGGTGTTCGAGCCCCTCCAGTCCCCTCGGCTGACGGCGGTGACGGGCGGCGTGGTGCTGACGGGGGACCTGGGGCGGTCCATCGAGCTGGAGGGCACCTGGTACACGCCGACCTCGCGCCGGCTGGACCTGCTGCACGTCAAGCTGAGGCCGTGA
- a CDS encoding TerB family tellurite resistance protein: MSTASSPDARFQIEVLKLLLQVASGDEGVSREEIDHIMATARGMSVPLPDLEQLAKCLQNGTPLPAPNLGILKADPKAVIAAAHDLIASDGHIHPSEIEMLRQLRELLGVAA; this comes from the coding sequence ATGTCCACCGCCTCAAGCCCCGACGCCCGCTTCCAGATTGAAGTCCTCAAGCTCCTGCTCCAGGTCGCCAGCGGAGACGAAGGGGTCAGCCGGGAGGAGATCGACCACATCATGGCCACGGCCCGGGGGATGAGCGTTCCCCTGCCGGACCTGGAGCAGCTGGCGAAGTGCCTGCAGAACGGGACGCCGCTGCCCGCGCCCAACCTGGGCATCCTCAAGGCCGACCCGAAGGCCGTCATCGCCGCGGCGCATGACCTCATCGCCAGCGACGGGCACATCCACCCGAGCGAAATCGAGATGCTGCGTCAGCTGCGCGAGCTGCTCGGCGTGGCGGCCTGA
- a CDS encoding GNAT family N-acetyltransferase, with product MKVVETERLVLRRVTHEDAAFILGMLNEPAWLRFIGDRGVRTLEGAHDYITNVPLTQYAQLGYGLYLVEGRQDGMPMGLCGLLKRDSLEHPDIGFAFKPAYWSQGYAREAAEAVLRHAREDHGIARVAAIVSKDNVSSIKLLEKMGLRFERHMRLPGATEEISLYLTAP from the coding sequence ATGAAAGTGGTGGAGACGGAGCGGCTCGTCCTGCGTCGCGTGACGCATGAGGACGCCGCTTTCATCCTGGGGATGTTGAACGAGCCCGCGTGGCTGCGTTTCATCGGAGACCGTGGCGTGCGCACGCTCGAGGGCGCGCACGACTACATCACCAACGTGCCCCTGACGCAGTACGCCCAGCTGGGCTACGGGCTGTACCTGGTGGAGGGCCGGCAGGACGGCATGCCCATGGGGTTGTGCGGCCTGCTCAAGCGTGACTCGCTGGAGCACCCCGACATCGGCTTCGCGTTCAAGCCCGCCTACTGGAGCCAGGGCTACGCGCGAGAGGCCGCCGAGGCGGTGCTGCGCCACGCCCGGGAGGACCACGGGATTGCGCGCGTCGCCGCCATCGTCTCCAAGGACAACGTCAGCTCCATCAAGCTGCTGGAGAAGATGGGCCTGCGCTTCGAGCGGCACATGCGCCTGCCCGGCGCCACCGAGGAGATCAGCCTCTATCTGACGGCGCCGTGA
- the selA gene encoding L-seryl-tRNA(Sec) selenium transferase → MGPPSNSVDGGKNALLRALPSIEQLLRRPSLEPLLSGVPRARAVSALRLAVDRVRARLLQGDTRPFDDADVGEALTTLSTPGLRAVLNATGVVLHTNLGRAPLAPEAVARVAEVARGYSNLEYDLDEGERGSRYAPVVGLLRQLTGAEDALVVNNCAGAVLLVLAALASGRECVVSRGELVEIGGGFRVPDVMRQSGARLVEVGTTNRTRLSDYAAAVGHDTGLLVKVHRSNFAVVGFTEEASVGALATLGRERGVPVFQDLGSGALVPMVGEGMGQEPTVAQVVAEGADVVAFSGDKLLGGPQAGVVVGRSALVARIKAHPLTRALRVDKLTVAALEATLELYRDGKPGAVPTYRLLAQPSQELRARALRLQDLLAEQGVRARVDGVVGQVGGGAMPLARLPSFACILNVGAPESFLERLRAGGMPVIGRIADGEVVLDVRCLAEEELRSVAEGVATASPGKPP, encoded by the coding sequence GTGGGCCCCCCGTCGAACAGCGTAGACGGCGGGAAGAACGCGCTGCTGCGCGCACTCCCCTCCATCGAGCAGCTCCTGCGACGGCCGTCGCTGGAACCTCTGCTGTCCGGTGTTCCCCGCGCCAGGGCCGTGTCCGCGCTGCGTCTGGCCGTGGACCGCGTGCGCGCGCGCCTGCTGCAGGGCGACACGCGCCCCTTCGACGACGCGGACGTGGGCGAGGCGCTCACCACGCTGTCCACGCCGGGGCTGCGCGCGGTGCTCAACGCCACGGGCGTGGTGCTGCACACCAACCTGGGGCGCGCGCCGCTCGCGCCGGAGGCGGTGGCGCGGGTGGCCGAGGTGGCGCGGGGCTACTCGAATCTCGAGTACGACCTGGACGAGGGCGAGCGGGGCAGCCGCTACGCGCCGGTGGTGGGGCTCTTGCGTCAGCTCACCGGCGCGGAGGACGCGCTCGTCGTCAACAACTGCGCGGGCGCGGTGCTGCTCGTGCTGGCCGCGCTGGCGTCCGGCCGCGAGTGTGTCGTGTCGCGCGGGGAGCTGGTGGAGATTGGTGGAGGCTTCCGGGTGCCGGACGTCATGCGGCAGTCCGGCGCGCGGCTCGTGGAGGTGGGCACCACCAACCGCACGCGGCTGTCCGACTACGCGGCCGCGGTGGGCCACGACACGGGCCTGTTGGTGAAGGTGCACCGCTCCAACTTCGCGGTGGTGGGCTTCACCGAGGAGGCGAGCGTGGGAGCGCTCGCGACGCTGGGCCGTGAGCGCGGGGTGCCCGTGTTCCAGGACCTGGGTTCGGGGGCGCTGGTCCCCATGGTGGGAGAGGGGATGGGACAGGAGCCCACGGTGGCGCAGGTGGTCGCCGAGGGAGCGGATGTGGTGGCGTTCTCGGGGGACAAGCTGTTGGGTGGACCGCAGGCGGGCGTGGTGGTGGGACGCTCGGCGTTGGTCGCGCGCATCAAGGCGCATCCGCTCACCCGGGCGTTGAGGGTGGACAAGCTGACGGTGGCCGCGTTGGAGGCCACGCTGGAGTTGTATCGGGACGGCAAGCCAGGGGCCGTGCCCACGTACAGGCTGCTCGCCCAGCCATCCCAGGAGCTGCGCGCCCGCGCGCTGCGGCTTCAGGACTTGCTGGCCGAGCAGGGGGTGCGTGCCCGAGTGGACGGGGTGGTGGGACAGGTGGGCGGGGGCGCCATGCCGCTGGCCCGGTTGCCTTCCTTTGCGTGCATCCTCAACGTGGGTGCACCGGAATCTTTCCTCGAGCGCCTGCGCGCCGGCGGAATGCCGGTTATTGGCAGGATCGCGGATGGCGAGGTGGTCCTCGACGTCCGCTGTCTCGCGGAGGAGGAGCTCAGGTCGGTCGCCGAAGGGGTGGCGACCGCAAGTCCCGGGAAACCACCATGA
- a CDS encoding HNH endonuclease: MINSAVLVLNRYYQPVHVTSVKRAFSLLYQGVAKAIDAQYRLYEFDDWAALSATNDCITTINRTIRVPRVLVLSAYDHLPRGRVRFSRLNIYARDADTCQYCGKNLPRSELNLDHVMPRTQGGKTTWENVVCSCVPCNLKKGGRTPEQADMRLLKKPVRPRWTPLFRGATRKVTYQEWLPFLHLADASYWNVELLDE; encoded by the coding sequence ATGATCAACAGCGCCGTCCTCGTACTCAACCGGTATTACCAACCGGTGCATGTCACGTCGGTGAAGCGGGCCTTCAGCCTGTTGTATCAGGGCGTCGCCAAGGCCATCGACGCGCAGTACCGGCTCTACGAGTTCGATGATTGGGCGGCGCTGAGCGCCACCAATGATTGCATCACCACCATCAACCGGACCATCCGCGTCCCCCGGGTGCTGGTGCTCAGCGCGTATGACCATCTGCCCCGAGGGCGGGTGCGCTTCTCCCGGCTCAACATCTACGCGCGCGACGCGGACACCTGTCAGTACTGCGGCAAGAACCTGCCGCGCAGCGAGCTGAACCTGGACCACGTCATGCCCCGCACGCAGGGTGGCAAGACGACGTGGGAGAACGTCGTGTGCTCGTGTGTGCCCTGCAATCTCAAGAAGGGTGGCCGCACGCCGGAGCAGGCGGACATGAGGCTCCTGAAGAAGCCGGTGCGCCCGCGCTGGACGCCGTTGTTCCGGGGCGCCACGCGCAAGGTGACGTATCAGGAGTGGTTGCCGTTCCTGCACCTGGCGGATGCCTCGTATTGGAACGTGGAGCTGTTGGACGAGTAG
- a CDS encoding P-loop NTPase: MAPGPGGARQRPRRIIAVGGGKGGIGKSMVSANLGVALAQAGLNVLLVDADLGGANLHTCLGVGQPEATLSDFLRRNKSRLEDVIVPTGVPRLSLIAGAQDALDAANLKYAQKQKLLKTLMGASADYLILDLGAGTSFNTIDFFILADHGLLVVLPEPTSVENAYRFAKAAFFRRLQQMEAEYGIQDLVDSALTTREGSLRTLHDVLAQVRNKDPAGAERLERELSEFRIRLVVNQARTDADLNVGAAVASAWKKFFGIAMDDLGAIRYDDEAWRAVRKRRPVLIERPDAPAALAIQRIASRLLALDATPDPSSSP; encoded by the coding sequence GTGGCCCCAGGGCCTGGCGGCGCTCGGCAGCGGCCCCGGCGCATCATCGCCGTGGGCGGTGGCAAGGGTGGCATCGGCAAGTCGATGGTGTCCGCGAACCTGGGCGTGGCGCTGGCCCAGGCGGGGCTGAACGTGTTGCTGGTGGACGCGGACCTGGGCGGCGCGAACCTGCACACGTGCCTGGGGGTGGGGCAGCCGGAGGCGACGCTGTCCGACTTCCTCAGGCGCAACAAGTCGCGGCTCGAGGACGTCATCGTCCCCACGGGGGTGCCCCGGCTGTCGCTCATCGCGGGCGCGCAGGACGCGCTGGACGCGGCGAACCTCAAGTACGCGCAGAAGCAGAAGCTGCTCAAGACGCTGATGGGCGCGTCGGCGGACTACCTCATCCTGGACCTGGGCGCGGGAACCAGTTTCAACACCATCGACTTCTTCATCCTGGCGGACCACGGGTTGTTGGTGGTGCTGCCGGAGCCGACGTCGGTGGAGAACGCGTACCGCTTCGCGAAGGCGGCGTTCTTCCGGCGGCTGCAGCAGATGGAGGCGGAGTACGGCATCCAGGACCTGGTGGACAGCGCGCTCACCACCCGGGAGGGCTCGCTGCGGACGCTGCATGACGTGCTGGCGCAGGTGCGCAACAAGGACCCGGCGGGTGCGGAGCGACTGGAGCGGGAGCTGTCCGAGTTCCGCATCCGGCTGGTGGTGAACCAGGCGCGCACGGACGCGGACCTGAACGTGGGTGCGGCGGTGGCCTCGGCGTGGAAGAAGTTCTTCGGCATCGCGATGGATGACCTGGGCGCCATCCGGTATGACGATGAGGCCTGGCGCGCGGTGCGCAAGCGGCGCCCCGTGCTCATCGAACGACCCGACGCCCCGGCCGCCCTGGCCATCCAACGAATCGCCTCACGACTGCTCGCCCTCGACGCGACCCCCGACCCTTCCTCGTCACCATGA